From one Lycium barbarum isolate Lr01 chromosome 6, ASM1917538v2, whole genome shotgun sequence genomic stretch:
- the LOC132600211 gene encoding phytosulfokines-like, whose amino-acid sequence MAKLSTFCMIAFLLLTLTCAASRPMSTPYHDVTPMEHSKYKAAGKVEVDERCEGLGEEECLMRRTLEAHLDYIYTQRHKQP is encoded by the exons ATGGCTAAGCTTAGCACATTTTGCATGATAGCATTCCTCCTTCTCACACTAACTTGCGCTGCTTCCCGTCCGATGAGTACGCCTTATCACGACGTTACTCCGATGGAGCATAGTAAG TATAAGGCAGCAGGGAAAGTAGAAGTGGACGAAAGATGTGAAGGTCTTGGAGAAGAAGAATGTTTGATGAGAAGAACGTTAGAGGCTCACCTTGATTATATCTATACCCAGAGGCATAAGCAACCCTAG